The Vicia villosa cultivar HV-30 ecotype Madison, WI linkage group LG1, Vvil1.0, whole genome shotgun sequence genome includes a region encoding these proteins:
- the LOC131660605 gene encoding uncharacterized protein LOC131660605, whose amino-acid sequence MATDASVLSIKLMNQDLVKLNHFDGTNFTRWQDKMTFLLTTLKIQYVLDPDLEEIPEPTVDDTDEIKKVRKKHKEDELLCHGHILNTLSDCLYDLYTNTASAKEIWKALEFKFKAEEEGTKKFLISKYFDFKMLDSKPILAQVHELQVLVNKIKAVKIDVPEAFQVGAIIEKLPPSWKGYRKKLLHSSEDFSLEKLQKHL is encoded by the coding sequence ATGGCCACCGACGCTTCTGTTTTAAGCATCAAACTCATGAACCAGGACCTTGTGAAACTAAATCATTTTGATGGAACAAACTTTACCCGTTGGCAAGACAAAATGACTTTTCTCCTGACTACTCTGAAAATTCAATATGTCTTGGATCCTGATTTGGAGGAAATTCCAGAACCAACTGTGGATGACACTGATGAAATAAAAAAGGTGAGAAAGAAACATAAGGAAGATGAATTGTTATGCCATGGACATATTCTGAACACATTATCTGATTGTCTCTATGATCTCTACACTAATACTGCATCTGCAAAGGAAATCTGGAAAGCGCTTGAATTCAAATTTAaggccgaagaagaaggtacgAAAAAGTTCTTAATATCTAAATACTTTGATTTTAAAATGTTGGATTCCAAGCCTATTCTTGCACAAGTACACGAGTTACAGGTTCTCGTGAACAAAATAAAAGCCGTGAAAATTGATGTTCCCGAAGCTTTCCAAGTCGGTGCAATCATAGAAAAATTGCCACCTTCATGGaaaggatacagaaagaaattgctgcaTAGTTCTGAGGATTTCTCGTTGGAGAAACTTCAGAAACACCTTTGA